The following proteins are encoded in a genomic region of Primulina huaijiensis isolate GDHJ02 chromosome 3, ASM1229523v2, whole genome shotgun sequence:
- the LOC140973713 gene encoding lysine histidine transporter-like 8: MGDFANPDADTAHNSAPITPRLASVAPTPPVAQTPQIVSLPPSQFHSPSLSRSPLLTPGGTNKRTPRTRTPRFITPFGSPLRKALKLTKLDPQDAWLPITESRNGNAYYAAYHTLCSGIGIQALVLPVAFTILGWTWGVICLTLAFIWQLYTLYLLVQLHESPESGIRYSRYMQLAGATFGEKLSKFLAAFPIMYLSGGTCVALIVIGGSTSKMLYQTLCAGTCTTKPLTNAEWYLVFTCAAVLLSQLPNLNSIAGLSLIGSLTAVGYCTGIWGVSVGKGRLPNVSYDPVRKGTEIGRIFDVLNALGIIAFAFRGHNLILEIQATMPSSEKHPSSVPMWRGVKFAYLIVALCLFPLAIGGYWAYGRMIPPNGGMLAAVFAFHGRDVARWVLGLISSFVIINGVSSFQIYGMPMFDMMESHYTIRFKKPCPWWLRAAIRAMFGFGCFFFAVAIPFLSSVAGLIGGIALPVTLAYPCFMWLKLKKPEMYGLTWWLNWGLGLLGMGLSAALIAAGLYVVIDTGVHVSFFKPQ; the protein is encoded by the exons ATGGGTGATTTTGCAAATCCTGATGCTGACACAGCACATAACTCAGCCCCTATTACTCCTCGGCTGGCATCTGTGGCTCCGACACCACCTGTAGCCCAGACTCCGCAGATCGTCTCACTCCCTCCTTCACAATTCCACTCCCCGTCGCTCTCTCGGTCTCCGCTACTTACACCTGGTGGAACCAATAAAAGAACTCCAAGAACTCGTACCCCGCGCTTCATCACTCCATTCGGTAGCCCTTTGAGAAAAGCGCTTAAGCTCACAAAGCTTGACCCTCAGGATGCATGGCTTCCGATCACTGAATCAAGAAATGGAAACGCGTATTATGCAGCTTATCATACTTTATGCTCTGGGATTGGGATTCAAGCCCTTGTTCTTCCTGTTGCTTTTACGATTCTTGGATG GACATGGGGTGTGATTTGCTTGACCTTGGCTTTCATATGGCAGCTATACACGTTATATTTACTGGTGCAGCTCCATGAATCTCCAGAGAGTGGAATACGGTACAGCAGATACATGCAATTAGCCGGCGCCACTTTCG GAGAAAAGCTGTCAAAATTCCTAGCAGCGTTCCCGATTATGTATCTCTCCGGTGGTACATGCGTGGCACTGATAGTGATCGGTGGCTCGACCTCGAAAATGCTTTACCAAACTCTGTGTGCAGGCACATGCACAACCAAACCTTTAACAAACGCGGAGTGGTACTTGGTGTTTACGTGCGCGGCGGTGCTTCTGTCTCAGCTTCCCAACTTGAATTCTATCGCCGGGCTTTCGTTGATCGGTTCCCTCACCGCCGTTGGTTACTGCACCGGAATATGGGGCGTCTCCGTGGGCAAGGGGAGGCTACCCAACGTCTCGTACGATCCAGTGAGGAAAGGCACCGAAATCGGCAGAATTTTCGATGTTCTGAACGCACTTGGGATCATTGCTTTCGCTTTCAGAGGACATAATCTCATCCTTGAAATCCAG GCCACCATGCCATCCAGCGAGAAGCATCCATCCAGTGTGCCCATGTGGAGAGGCGTCAAATTTGCATATTTGATCGTGGCACTCTGCTTATTCCCACTGGCCATCGGCGGCTATTGGGCTTATGGTCGCATG ATCCCTCCTAATGGTGGGATGCTAGCAGCAGTATTTGCGTTCCACGGGCGCGATGTTGCGCGATGGGTGCTAGGATTGATAAGTTCTTTCGTGATCATTAATGGGGTGAGCTCGTTCCAGATATATGGCATGCCTATGTTTGATATGATGGAATCCCACTATACCATTAGGTTCAAGAAGCCATGCCCCTGGTGGCTCAGGGCAGCAATACGTGCCATGTTCGGATTCGGGTGCTTCTTTTTTGCCGTGGCAATCCCATTCTTGAGTAGCGTGGCGGGGTTAATAGGAGGAATCGCATTGCCGGTGACTTTGGCGTACCCGTGTTTCATGTGGCTGAAATTGAAGAAGCCCGAGATGTATGGCCTAACATGGTGGTTGAACTGGGGATTGGGACTATTGGGAATGGGATTGAGCGCAGCCTTGATTGCTGCGGGTCTCTATGTTGTGATAGATACCGGAGTACACGTTAGCTTCTTCAAGCCTCAGTAA